In Theileria equi strain WA chromosome 3, complete sequence, the genomic window ATTATGCCGCTGCATAAATTAATTGCTTATGATGTTCCAGGGGTGACAGAAAGGTGGCATAAAAAGACTAGGGAGAATGCAGTTAAAAAAAGTAAATTCAGTAGAATAGATCGTAGGATGACAAAATACAATGTCAACAGAGATAGATTAGAAGCATTCGGGTTATCTTACAATCAAAAACCAAAGAAAAAACTTAAAACTTAGCAAGAATACGGATTTCCGGTAGTTCTGTATTTGCCATTCAATAAATTTCTACGGCATTGTGTGTATGCACGAGTTAATTCTatacattctcttcctaCTTCATCTTCTCTAAGGTTTTTCAGACAATCTTCAAAGctccttttcatttctTTAAAACACTTAGAAGTTTTATAGCATTCAACAAGATCATTGTGAAGGGCCTCACAGGAATTGGATGCATACCTATGAGGTTTGTCCGGTCTTAGTTTTAGTGTCATTTTGTATTACTTCGTCTCCGTTCAAGAAAATTTGAGGTTCTCCTGtgagtatattttttatatctaCGTTGGTTATCTTGTTGTCATGTAAAGGTAGTTCAACATCATCATTTATCTTATCAAGGAGCCTGCTCTTTAATCTTTCAGCTTTAGTAGAAAATTTAGGTAATGATTGTGGTAGTGTTCCTGTCTCAGGCTTATGTGCAGGGTTCAGATTGGTATGTGCATAATGACAAAATTTTGCCTTTAAGATAGATGTCATCCACAAACTGAGTATTCGCATATTAAAGGAGGAAGTGACTTACTCTCTTGCTTTTGCATCTTTGCCACAAAATACGAGGGGTTCACTCTTATAAAAGAGACGAAAGCACTCTCTTGACGATTTTATTGTTTCAAGGGGTGTTACGATAGCATTTAGTGAAAACCTGGAAAATAGTTTGCCCTTTTTCAAAGTGTTGGAAGATTTATTATTGCGATCTAAATAAAGCTATCTATTTTGCCTTTAAATTAGTACCTTTGAAATATAATCGAAGTTCGTTCGGTGTTACGCCACAAATGAATTCTTGagtctttaaaatatctaTTGGATCAACTGCTACCTCAATTATATCGTCCTAAAAACATATTATGTGAAATAAAATAAACCGTACCCTAAGAGTATCACAGCCACTTAATTTATGACTAAAAACtatatcatttttggatCCTGTATCTAAAAGTTCCTTGTTTTTTATTTCATCCTCAAAACTATGAATATTGTACGCTTCAGCTATAAGCTAGTTAAATTTTGAGTGGTGAACATACATATTTC contains:
- a CDS encoding hypothetical protein (encoded by transcript BEWA_008110A), translating into MKIFDHTFLFYVVLYCLPNFICYTHCLNTIQNTNKLDHTLAIIKDKDPLEEAEISEAYNIHSFEDEIKNKELLDTGSKNDIVFSHKLSGCDTLRDDIIEVAVDPIDILKTQEFICGVTPNELRLYFKDRNNKSSNTLKKGKLFSRFSLNAIVTPLETIKSSRECFRLFYKSEPLVFCGKDAKARDLWMTSILKAKFCHYAHTNLNPAHKPETGTLPQSLPKFSTKAERLKSRLLDKINDDVELPLHDNKITNVDIKNILTGEPQIFLNGDEVIQNDTKTKTGQTS